One window from the genome of Cricetulus griseus strain 17A/GY chromosome 2, alternate assembly CriGri-PICRH-1.0, whole genome shotgun sequence encodes:
- the LOC100773383 gene encoding PRAME family member 8 isoform X2, translating to MSGQAPPILMQLAVQSLLRDETVAVSALQQLPRVLFPPVFKEAFNHRQTNILRAMVAVWPFPCLPVGSLMRTPHLETLQAVLDGVDMLWTQKFLPRKRKLQVLDLRSVHHGLWDICAGVEEGGACSQETVCEKKQTAKPCPRYALRQRLKVVANLCLRFHLNEHQTYLLQWAQQRRSFIRLCCVKMQIWALPVYTVRKVLMVFQPDSIQELELNTGWSLSALVHFVSYLDQMRNLQKLLLTRSHKNTFKVLNTPADIQKCITKFVSQFSKLNCLQHLSMNGIYFASEHMKQLFRYLKTPLETLSITMCKLSQLDLNSLSQSKSLHQLKHLNLRLVKLNDLYPVPFHDLLKSVADTLKTLELEGCWMVDSQLITLLPALSQCSQLTRVSFYDNDISMAVLKDLLYHTANLRQLTQELYPAPLECYDDRGDVHLRRFTQLCSELVDTLITVRQPKGVSFATYVCHECCQRCVYDLETRLCRCRQ from the exons ATGAGTGGCCAAGCCCCGCCCATACTCATGCAGCTGGCAGTACAGAGCCTGCTGAGGGACGAGACTGTGGCTGTCTCTGCTCTGCAGCAGCTACCCAGGGTCCTGTTCCCGCCAGTGTTCAAGGAGGCCTTCAATCACAGACAAACTAACATCCTGAGGGCTATGGTAGCAGTATggcccttcccctgcctccctgtGGGATCGCTGATGAGGACCCCCCACCTGGAGACCTTGCAGGCTGTGCTGGATGGAGTAGACATGCTATGGACACAGAAATTTCTCCCCAG GAAGCGGAAGCTTCAGGTGCTGGACCTGAGGAGTGTGCACCACGGTCTCTGGGATATTTGTGCTGGAGTGGAGGAGGGTGGAGCCTGCTCACAAGAGACTGTGtgtgaaaaaaagcaaacagcaaagcCCTGCCCTAGATACGCACTGAGGCAGCGCTTGAAGGTGGTCGCCAACCTTTGCCTCAGGTTCCATCTGAACGAACACCAAACATACTTGCTGCAGTGGGCCCAGCAGAGGAGAAGTTTCATCAGGCTGTGCTGTGTGAAGATGCAGATTTGGGCATTGCCCGTGTACACAGTCAGGAAAGTCTTGATGGTTTTCCAGCCTGACAGCATCCAGGAGCTGGAACTGAATACAGGTTGGAGTCTGTCCGCTCTGGTGCATTTTGTATCTTACCTGGACCAGATGAGAAACCTTCAAAAACTCCTCTTAACACGGAGCCACAAGAACACCTTCAAGGTTCTAAATACCCCTGCAGACATACAGAAGTGTATCACCAAGTTCGTTTCTCAGTTCTCCAAACTCAACTGTCTCCAGCATCTCTCAATGAATGGCATCTACTTTGCCAGTGAGCACATGAAACAGTTGTTCAG GTACCTGAAGACCCCTTTGGAGACCCTGTCCATCACTATGTGCAAGCTTTCACAGTTAGACTTGAATTCCTTGTCCCAGAGTAAGTCTCTCCATCAGCTCAAACACCTGAATCTGAGACTTGTGAAATTAAATGATTTATATCCCGTGCCTTTCCATGATCTCCTAAAGAGTGTTGCAGACACTCTGAAGACACTAGAGTTGGAGGGCTGTTGGATGGTGGACTCCCAGCTCATTACCCTCCTGCCTGCCCTGAGCCAGTGCTCCCAACTCACCAGGGTCAGTTTCTATGACAATGACATCTCCATGGCTGTCCTGAAGGACCTCCTATATCACACAGCCAACCTAAGACAGCTGACCCAGGAGCTGTATCCTGCCCCTTTGGAATGCTATGATGACAGGGGTGATGTCCACTTGAGAAGATTCACCCAACTTTGTTCTGAGCTCGTGGATACACTCATTACTGTAAGGCAGCCCAAGGGAGTCTCCTTTGCTACATATGTCTGCCATGAATGTTGTCAGCGCTGTGTCTATGACCTAGAGACCAGACTTTGTCGTTGTCGGCAGTAA